Within Desulfurellaceae bacterium, the genomic segment GGCTGCCCTGCCGACCCTGAACTATCTCATCGAACGCGGCGCCAGGCTGATCCTGTGTTCCCATCTGGGACGGCCAAAAGGCCGCCCGAGCCCGGCTTACAGCCTGCGGCCCGCAGCTGAGCGGCTGAGCCAGCTGAGCGGACGGCCGGTCCAGATGGCGCCTGATTGCATCGGTCCGGCGGTCCGAGAGCAGGCTGCGGCCTTGCAGGCGGGCCAGCTGCTGCTGCTCGAAAACCTGCGTTTCCATCCCCAGGAAGAGGCCAATGAGGCGGCCTTCTGCCGGGAGTTGGCCGGGCTGGCCGAGGTGTATGTGAACGACGCCTTTGGCTCGGCCCACCGGGCTCACGCCTCAACGGCCGGGGTGGCAGCCCTGCTGCCGGCGGTGGCCGGCTTCCTGATGGAACGCGAGCTGAATTTCCTCGGCAAGGCGTTGACCAATCCCGAGCGACCCTTTGTCGCCATCCTGGGCGGCGCAAAAGTGTCGGACAAGATCGGGGTGATCGAGCGGCTGCTGGGAACGGTTGATCGCCTGATCATCGGCGGGGGCATGGCCAATACCTTTCTCAA encodes:
- a CDS encoding phosphoglycerate kinase, with the translated sequence MQKKSMRDLDLAGKRVLVRVDFNVPLDNARVSDDTRIRAALPTLNYLIERGARLILCSHLGRPKGRPSPAYSLRPAAERLSQLSGRPVQMAPDCIGPAVREQAAALQAGQLLLLENLRFHPQEEANEAAFCRELAGLAEVYVNDAFGSAHRAHASTAGVAALLPAVAGFLMERELNFLGKALTNPERPFVAILGGAKVSDKIGVIERLLGTVDRLIIGGGMANTFL